Proteins from a genomic interval of Lolium perenne isolate Kyuss_39 chromosome 1, Kyuss_2.0, whole genome shotgun sequence:
- the LOC127326311 gene encoding uncharacterized protein, with protein MEERIHHRRQEPRTTADPALSSGDDESTDGEFEFPCFLGANHGSPALADDLFADGRIRPATFYPVFGRRSSVTHGLAPAPAPATERRTRGQLGRLFLEESRAWNSSSSSSSAGSSASTSSSAATDDLEGAAPESYCVWAPGASAASSPRPRKSGSTGSMARWRRISDLVVGRSHSDGKEKFLFLPANPPTPPIKNPATKPSAKKKTEIGTVAAAQRMSAQYGAAKAVGAATPRRTFLPYREELVGFFANVHGISRSHPHPY; from the coding sequence ATGGAGGAGAGGATCCACCACCGGCGCCAGGAACCACGAACCACCGCCGACCCCGCGCTCTCCTCGGGGGACGACGAGTCGACGGACGGGGAGTTCGAGTTCCCCTGCTTCCTCGGCGCCAACCACGGCTCCCCCGCGCTGGCCGACGACCTCTTCGCCGACGGCCGCATCAGGCCCGCCACTTTCTACCCGGTCTTCGGCCGCCGCTCGTCGGTAACCCACGGCCTCgccccggcgccggcgccggcgacagAGCGGAGGACGAGGGGGCAGCTGGGCCGGCTCTTCCTCGAGGAGTCCCGCGCGTGGAACAGCAGCTCGTCCTCGTCGAGCGCCGGGTCGTCCGCGTCCACGTCGTCCTCCGCGGCGACCGACGACCTGGAGGGTGCGGCGCCGGAGAGCTACTGCGTGTGGGCGCCCGGCGCCTCGGCGGCGTCCTCGCCGCGGCCTAGGAAGAGCGGCTCCACGGGGTCCATGGCGCGCTGGCGCCGCATCAGCGACCTCGTCGTCGGCCGCAGCCACAGCGACGGCAAGGAGAAGTTCCTCTTCCTCCCGGCCAACCCGCCCACGCCGCCGATCAAGAACCCCGCCACGAAGCCGAGCGCCAAGAAGAAGACCGAGATCGGCACGGTGGCCGCCGCCCAACGGATGTCGGCCCAGTACGGCGCCGCCAAGGCGGTCGGCGCGGCCACTCCGCGGCGCACCTTCCTGCCGTACCGCGAGGAGCTCGTTGGCTTCTTTGCCAACGTCCACGGCATCAGCCGGAGCCACCCGCACCCCTACTGA